GATGATAAGTTATTAACTGCACACACCACCCCCATATTGTCTGATATGAACCGAATTGCTTTATCTCTAAAATCTCCTGCCCATAGCTCTAGTGCTACTACTATGGGGAATAACTCTAGCAAAGTCAAATTCTTAGTTAAACCCAACTCACGCCATGCTTGCGGCCACCTTCCAGCGCACCACTTTCCTGCAAAGTAAGCTCCATAACCAATGCTACCTGATGCATCTGTTAACAATTCCAATTCTCTGTTATTCTTTGTCTCAGATAACCATAACCTTATTCCGTTAAATTCTGTCAAAAAACTATCCCAAACACCCAAATCTGCTCTTAACTCCTTAGTTATCCTTATTTTGTGGAATGGTTTTTTAACTCCTGTCGTAGCCTTTTCCAACCTTCTCTTAAATATCCGACCCATTGGAATTACTCTACATGCAAAGTTCAGCAGCCCCAAAGCCTGTTGCATTTCTCTCAACGTTACTTTTTTAGTCCCCATTAAATTATGTATTGCCtgcttgcttttttctactttatccCTTGGCAACCTGCACCTCCTGGCTTTTGTATCTATCTCAATTCCCAAAAATGTCAACTTTGTAGTTGGCTGCACTGTCTTTTCGTCCGCTACTGGGACACCTAACTCTTTTAGCATCTGTAAAAATATTAACAAGGTTTCCTGGCATTTCCCTGTTTGTTTGGGCCCTATGATTAAAAAGTCATCTAGGTAGTGGGCTATGGCCGCATTCCCCGACCTTTGGCATATAAGCCAATGCAAAAATGTGCTAAACATCTCAAAATATGAACATGAAATTGCACATCCCATAGGTAAGCATAAATCCACAAAAAATGCTCCCTGAAAATAACACCCGGTCAACTTAAAACTCTCTGGGTGTAAAGGTAAAAGCCTAAATGCAGACTCTATGTCCACCTTTGCTAACAATGCCCTGTCCCCTTGTCCCTTTACTATTTCTAAAGCTTCGTCGAAAGACTGGTACTGCACCTTGCACTGTTCTTTATCTAGTGCATCATTCACTGATGCCCCTACTGGATATGAAAGGTGCTGTATCATCCTGAATTTACCCTGCTCTTTTTTGGGCACTACGCCTAGCGGAGATACCACCAGGCCCTCTATGGGGAGGACTTCAAATGGCCCTGCCATCCTACCTGCTTTTACTTCTTtttcaatttttgttttaaaacatcctCATGCTGGCcagctgattttaaatttttatagattttactaGGGGGGGGTGTTTGCGCTACAGGAATCTTAAAACCGTCCAAAAAACCCTTTGCTAAGAATACTGCTGCCTCTTTATCTGGGTAACCAAGTAATGACTCACTTAGCTTGCCCATCTGCACTGGCGTTGCCGCTCTTTTGCTGAGCACCTCGAAAGGGCTGCCTGTTTGCTTGGGTCTCCCTTCTCTTGTTACATTCACTTACAATATGAGAAGATCCACATGCAGAGCATGCATGCCTAAATTTGCATGCATACCCTCTATTACATCTCCTCTCGTTGTATGCGAAACACACGTTCCTTGGTTTGACCGTATAGCTCCCTTTGTTCACATTATAGCTTGTACTACTCTCTTTAGACACCAATCTTGTCCATAAATCTATGTCCTTCTGCCCGAAAGATAACATTCTactatttacaatctttttcctgAAAGCCTGGTCATAATCATACCATGAAGTACCCTTGTAAAACAGATATGtgtcaattattgtatcaatgtaTTTTATGATATTCAAACTCTGCTCCGGCTTTTTAACTAGGTATACGCTTGAGAAAACCAAAAACCCTTTCAACCAATCAAATATCGATTTTCCCCTTCTCCCTTTTTCCTCCTGTTTCACCCCTTCTTCCTTTTCTTGAACTGCTTCCCTAGTTAAACTGTAAATATCCACAAATTTACCCTCTTCTATAGACTTTCTCGCTTTCTTAGGTAAATGTGCTGCAGTCTCTGTAAGTGCGCATGCATATGTATCCCCAGCCCCAGCTAGGACCATTACCGGAGtggtttcttttgaatttttctCTATACCCCCACCTTTCTCTTTGCCTTTCAGATACTTCTTAAGTATGGCTAACATTTTACCCCCTTCTGACTCACTATCTGAATCCTCTGAATCAGAATCCAAATCAATTGGTATGTCATGTTGCACATTCAACTCACCCATAGGTGCCTCCTTTGCAGCGGTTGCCACGACTGGTCTCTGTGTGCTTGTATCCTCTTTCTGCACCCTTGTATTTGTTGGATAGGCTTCTTTTTCCCTCCTTGTTGATGGGCCTGCCTCCTCCTCTTGTCTTTGCGTTCTTTCTCTCCTCCACTGCAACCAGCTCTCCTCTTCCTCCCTGTTTCTAAACTGGATACTCGGCACCCGATAACTCTCCCAATATGGAAACTCTTGTCCCATTGCCCATCCAGGCATCCTCTGGTTATACCATTGCctatgtgcaggaaaaaactcataaTTATTGTCATAACCTCCATACTCAGTATTACAACCATCCCCCTCCCACATGGCATTAAAACCGTTTCCGTTCCACTGTTGGCAACCTCTGTGACCCCATCCCCTCTGGGGGTTCCGTTGCTCAAAAACAGGTCTGTTGTTTCCCCTAAATCTgaaactcccccctcccctggtCGCTGGGGCTTGGAAATGTTCAGCACCCCATGCTTGGCCATGTTCTGATCCTCTGCGTCCCTCCTCCTCAGGGTTGGGGGCAGCTTCCCTCCCCCCATACTCTTCCCCTGGGAGCTCCTCTATGCTTGCTCCgcccccctggaggggacaggggtcgTCGGTGCTGGTTCTGCCCCTAAAACCTGGGCCTGAGGGTGTCTGTGGGGCCCTAATGGCTGAGCCCCTCGTTGCCCCCCCCGTCCCCTTGGTGGTGGCTGATGCCTTATTGCTGGCGGGGTGTAGGGCATTGGTGTCCGTGGGAGACTCGTTGGTGGCGTGGGGGGGGGCATTGGTGGCCGTGGGACAAACATTGGTGGCCGTGGGAAAAACGTTGGTGGCGGTGGGAAAATCGTTGGTGGCAGTGGGGACCCCCTCCGAGCCCCCCACCCGCCTCCCCCTTGAACCTCCAAACCTCTTCCTTGGATACTCCTTGTTGCGCTGCTCCCCGATCCTCTGTGCGCCTCCAAACTTCTTCCTTTTCCTCGCCGCCGGTCCAGCGCTGCTCGTCggtccggaagtgacgtcatcttGATCCGGTTCTCGTTCTCGCGATGCTTCCTCCTCTTCGCTGACGACGCCGTCTCTTCCGCCGCATCCACCGCTCGCCGACCGACTTCTGACCTGCAAGGAACAACTTACCCTCTTCTTGGGCCTAGCGATGTCCTCTGCCGAGCCTTCTGACTCTTCCCGGAACCTCCTGGGCATCAGGGCTTTCCTCTTCGTCGCTCCGATCTCCATCACTTGGGCCGCATTCGCCTCCATCTCAGCGCTGACCGGATCTCTTCAAGCTGCAGATTTCCTGGTGAGTTTTTTGCCGCACAGCTGTTAGCGATCTGcctgaaacaaaaaacaaaacaaaaaacaaaagttagtCTGCTGCTCCTGGCTTGGTTTCGTCCTTAAAAGTCTGTCCCTTCTCTGCACCAGCCCCCTTTTACCTCCCCcaacccgcccccttttttcccgccACTAGGTATGTCTCCCTTTGTTCCCTTTGTATGTGTCcagggggagggaaaggggggcTGGGGTGGCAAACAGCCCCAGCTGCCTGCACATACCTAAAGCCCTGGGGGAAGGGGTCCCTTGCCTAAGTCCCACTCTCCCCTATACAGGTCTCGTTCCCTCTAATAGAGAGATGTGATTTGTCCTTGGAAGCTTTCCAGCATTCCAGTCCTGCTTGCAGAGCACCTGCGAATCTGCAAACGCAGTCTGTAAAGTGTTGCAGGACTCTGTCACTGAAGGGATTACTATTAACTTGTTTATTTGTGTTTGCTTTACATATTTCATGGCCTATGTTAACCCTTTGGAGCTTAGTGAGGGACACAGCCAATGCAACCATGTTGAGCTTTTTACTTCTTGCAGCATTACATTTGGTGTTTGAACATTTTGATTGTCCATTGCAGCCTGTGGCCACatgaacatatacagtatctgttacatagttacataaattgggttgaaaaaatacagtcaaccaagttcaacccctccaaatgaaatcccagcatccatacatacacccctccatactttcagataagttatatatacacatatctatactaactataaagtttagtattacaatagcttttgatattatgtctgtccaagaaataatccaagtcactagggatgggcacattttttcaccttgtttcaccacGGAAATGACTCCCATATACTTGTATagcgttgtgcgacaaaaaaaaaagcgcgcgcaaaaaaaatgcaaaaattgtcgcactgcaacatttttttgcccatcaaaattcgcccatccctacaagccactcttaaaggcaataaaagaatcagccatcacatcatcacccagcagtgcattccacaacctcactgtcctcactgtgaagaaccagctacgttgcttcaaatgaaagttcttttattcTAGCTTGAAGGGGTGGCTTATGGTGCGGTggtcctctttatgggtaaaaaggtcccctgctatttgtctataatgtcctctgatgtACTATAGAATGGAAAATACTATACTAAGAATGTGGAGTATCAGTCACTGTCATTCCACTGCAAATTGTGATCAACATaactttagatcaggggtccccatccttttttacctgtaagctacattcaaatgtaaaaagttagggagcgacacaagcatgaaaaaactcCATgggagtaccaaataagggctgtaattggctatttggtagcccctatgtagactgtcaGCCTACAGCAGACtccatttggcagtacacctgtttttatgcaaccacaacttgtTGCACTATGTGCCACTAGTCTTATCTGTAAACAAACTTGCCATTAATCCTATAGAGTCCTGACAGGTCATGGGACTAGTCATCACTCTGAGACCAAATTATGATAAATATAATTAAGTACATCTGGATCAAACAATGTAGGAATAAAAGCAAAGCCAATTGTTGAACTTTATTTCTGGGTATTAATAAACAAGACTTAAATTCTTTTATGAATTCTAATAATATATCCTATCCCACTGCGCTGCCAGTTACCAGTGAGTCAGAGGTAATAGAGCAAGTGATGTGCGACAATGTTACAACACAGAGGAATTTCTTTCCATATCTTTCTTTTCTTGCCAGTTCTAGTGAAGTTCTATGTATCAATAACGCaattagttgtggaacaaatccagggcagcaagctcgactgcaatattctttattgggaagcagagttacacaacatgtttcgggcaatgCCCTTTGTCACACTTGACAGATCTCAGACGACATGACAATCAGGATAACCCCTTTTTGCTAGCTTGCTATGTTCTAGGCAGCAGTGAGAAGGCAAGAGCCATGGGAGCAAGAACACATGCATACTGCGCAAACTGATGCATAAACTTGAAATGATTGCACAGAAGCATGCTTTGTTCCTCGAAGGTGAAGAGATGGTGGAGAGAGATTCAATGTGGACACGACGGGCTATATGGTGCACAggagcaggaccgccatcagaaatcgcaggtctccatatgacaaaatttcctgggccccctgggctgcgcccactgcaagccccacctacaggtccgcactcgccaccacacagtaaaaaaacaaaaaaaatattggtggccagggcccccccattaaaaaatattggtggctaggaccccacatgagaaaaaaaattggtggccagggcggGCAGGGCGGGCCCCCACCCACCCCAGGGCGCCCACCCACCCCAGGGCGCCCACCCACCCCCACATTATacaaaaattggtggccagggccccttaaacgtccatgcctttccgaagtcagcagctctcagaaagatggggggcccggctaatcaagtaagtgtggcgtggccgggccccccttaccctcgggcccccttcaactctcccccctgtcccccccctgatggctgcacTGCACAGGAGAGTTTGCAGGAGGCCGTTATTCATATAAAGATCTTGCTAAGCCCTTCAGCCACTGAgctaaaaataatgcaaatgctACTATTTAGATACAACTAACACTTTCTTATCTGAACAGCAGGTGTACAGGAGTACAAAAAATGAATCTCTATTGGAAAGTTATGGGCTATCTTGAGTATCTATTCTGTCTGAAAGCTAGCTTTTGGGACTTATGGATGTCAATACTATCTTtcttagtatgtatgtatgtatgtatgtatgtatgtatgtatgtataacaatTTATAAAGCTCGAAAAGTATATCTAAATATgcactatactatatattattatactatgTATATACAGGGAGGCCGCGTATTATTCTAATTACAATTATTACTaaaagtataaatacacagagatgTCATGTAGTATGAGACAAAgttggaaggaggtccctgccccatagagcttacagtctaaataaaaacattacatcTGTATTATTGACATGAAAGGAAGTACTGTGGTTGTTCCAGATCTGCTGCTATCCCGCAATTTTTTCAATGAGGGGGTGACTATTCTCCTCAGTGGGAACTGATCCAATTCTCTGATTCCAACAATCAGTGTACAATTCTTCCATGGTTTATTGTTCAATCTATGTACAACTGAGCTCCTCCAGGCTACCATTCCTCTACTTAACTTCTACATATGTATCTAAACAGCTCAACTGACCAACTGTCAACTATAACGTTaactaatttttgttttgtttttccttctttaaaaaaaaagataaaaaaagataattatcTTATTATCTTCTTAGGGCCATAGCTGTTTTTTAGTTCATTGCCAACCTAGGCACCAGGCCACTGCTCTTTTTAGTAGACAGGAACGGTGaggcaaattatggaaatatcccttttacagaaaatcccagatcccaagcattctggataagtggtctcatacctgtaatagtaataattatctagggatttagattgtaagctcttgtgagtaggGCCTTCTGATCTAATTTAGTACTTTTCAAtgcttgtttgttaaattattttaagacTTCTGTTCGGTAGAAATCATTCTAAggtgctgtgtaacttgctggcgctatataaattaatgatgatgattatgtTGTTCTCTTACAAAATCCTGGATAAACCTGGATCCATCTTTATGATTAGTTGCACAGACATTGGGACACACAAGGTATCGCTCAACCTTCTGGTAGTGAGTACAACAGAATAAAATAGATTTTGTTCCTACTAGCTGACACTCATGTAAGGTTTTTTTCAACTGAGAGCTGTGGAGAtgaggaattctctccctgaatcagttgtactggctgatacattagatagctttaagaaggggttggatggctttttagcaagtgagggaatacagggttatggaagatagctcatagtacaagctgaACCTGGgattagtccgattgccatttggagtcaagaaggaattctttccccctctgaggcaaatcggagcagcttcagatggggttttttgccttcctctggatcaactggcagttaggaaggtaaaaaaaagttaaaaggttgaatttgatggacgtgtgtcttttttcaacctaacttactatgttactatgaattctGCTCACCCTTGGATCCACCAGCCCATGACCTCTGCTTTGTTTATTTGCTTTGCTTCTTGAATTACCCTCAGACACTATGATGAAGAAAGAGTTAGTCAAAAATTCAAAACCAGTGCACCTGTATTGAATTTGCCGACTCTAAAGTGACTTCTTGTCTTGAATTACAGATGTGTGTCTCTCAGGGTATCTCAGAGGATGCTGAACTTGACATTTATCAtatgttaattagtgatgggcgaatttattcgccaggcgcgaatttgcggcgaatttgcgcgattcgccgccagcgaataaattcgcgaaactcccgc
This Xenopus laevis strain J_2021 chromosome 8S, Xenopus_laevis_v10.1, whole genome shotgun sequence DNA region includes the following protein-coding sequences:
- the LOC121397560 gene encoding uncharacterized protein LOC121397560 isoform X3, giving the protein MEANAAQVMEIGATKRKALMPRRFREESEGSAEDIARPKKRVSCSLQVRSRSASGGCGGRDGVVSEEEEASREREPDQDDVTSGPTSSAGPAARKRKKFGGAQRIGEQRNKEYPRKRGNGITRGCLDGQWDKSFHIGRVIGCRVSSLETGRKRRAGCSGGEKERKDKRRRQAHQQGGKKKPIQQIQGCRKRIQAHRDQSWQPLQRRHLWVDGG
- the LOC121397560 gene encoding uncharacterized protein LOC121397560 isoform X2, translating into MEANAAQVMEIGATKRKALMPRRFREESEGSAEDIARPKKRVSCSLQVRSRSASGGCGGRDGVVSEEEEASREREPDQDDVTSGPTSSAGPAARKRKKFGGAQRIGEQRNKEYPRKRGNGITRGCLDGQWDKSFHIGRVIGCRVSSLETGRKRRAGCSGGEKERKDKRRRQAHQQGGKKKPIQQIQGCRKRIQAHRDQSWQPLQRRHLWLVNLS
- the LOC121397560 gene encoding uncharacterized protein LOC121397560 isoform X1 yields the protein MEANAAQVMEIGATKRKALMPRRFREESEGSAEDIARPKKRVSCSLQVRSRSASGGCGGRDGVVSEEEEASREREPDQDDVTSGPTSSAGPAARKRKKFGGAQRIGEQRNKEYPRKRGNGITRGCLDGQWDKSFHIGRVIGCRVSSLETGRKRRAGCSGGEKERKDKRRRQAHQQGGKKKPIQQIQGCRKRIQAHRDQSWQPLQRRHLWQGADLLSTYWL